CCAAAGCCAATTAAATTAGATAGTGGTTCAGCCATATCAATAAATCATAATTTAATTGTAGATAAAAAATATAGTGTTCCTAAAGATAATTTTTTAAAAAATAATAATTGGACTTACAATATTTATTTGAGTCCAGTAGATAAAGATACTTTAATTAAAAATGATTTAATTGTTAAAACATTTTATTTGGCACATAATGCTGATAAATTGATTATTTTAGGATACGAACCATTAGCAAAGAAATACAAAGATTATTTTATTAAAAACGATGTAAATGCAAATATAGAAATTAGACCATTAGATTCAATAAATTATAAAAAAGACTTAGTAAATATATTATTTTTTCACACAAAGGAGACAAAATGAAAAAAATAATTTTGTTAGTAGCTATTTTATTTGGCTCATTAAACGCAGTTGAAGTTGATTTACTTACTGGTGACACGAGATTGAGTTGCGAAGCTATTTTATGTCTTAGTAGTTCTGTAAAACCAGGAGAATGCCAACCATCTCTTAATAGATTTTTTTCAATCAAAGAAAAAAAATGGGAAGATACACTAAATGCAAGAAAAGCATTTTTAAAACTATGCCCTGTTGGAGAAAGTGGTGAAAATGATGCTGAATTTAAAAAACTAAGAGACAATATTTTAGTTTATATTTCAGAGCCTTGCAATACAGAGTATTTAAATTCAAGAGTTGAATATAAAACAAAAGAAATTTGCGGAGAAAGAAGATGCAGACATATACCAATATCAGCAAGAATAAACCCTAACTTACCAAAAAGTTGCAAATTACTTCAAACAAGTAAATATACAGATATAAAAGTAAAATATACTTGCAGTGGTGAATTTTTTCCTATTGATGAATGGGATAAAGGAATAACTAAAAATGAAATACCACAAACTTTTTACAACTCATTAAAGGCAAAAGATAAAAATTCAGTTGAAGAAGTTAAAAACAAGTCAAAATTTTGTAAAAGAAGTCATATATCTTTTTGTCAGCCAAAATATTATCAAAAAATTACAATAAATAAAAATTGTTGGGAACAAGAATAATGGAAGAAAAAGAAAAAATAGTTAATGAAGTAATTCAAACAACAAATGTTGATATTGACGATACTACCAACTTAAATAAAGAAAATATTCAAAATGAAAGCTTGAAAGAAAAACTAAAACTAGAAGAAAGTTTTAAAGCTTTAGGTATCGCAATAAATGACGAAAATAAAAGAATTGTATTGGATTATTCAAGAACTATTAGTAATTTCAAAAAATTACTGGATGCTCAAAAAAATAATTATGTTAGTTTGAAAAACTATATGCCAGACAACGAAGTTGTAACAGCCTTGATTAATGATTTAAATAAAAATTGGGAAGAGATTTCTAAATATTTTGAAACTTTAATGAGTTTTTTTATAAATCCGCCAAGTAAAGAAATTTTTGAACTAACAAATAACGCTTTACTTTTAAAGAACATATATAACAGCCTAAAAGAATTCTCAGAAGATTTTGCAAAATTACATATAGAAGAACAGTTCAATGGTATTAAAAATGATTTTGAGCAGAATTTAAAAACCATAAATGAATATCAGAATAAATTAGCAGCTAGACTTGAAAATATGGCTCAAACTTATGATGAATTTCTAAACAAATTTTTAGATAAACAAACTAATGAACTTGATAATTTTAATAAAAAATCAGCAGAGTTAGCAAAAAGCTATGATGATTTTTTACACAAAAATCTTAAATTTTTTAAAGGAGGAACTTGGAGCTTAATTATATTAAATATTGCACTAGCAATTAGTTTAGGGGTTTTAACTGCAATTTGTTTTATTAAAAACAATGAGTTAAATAGTCTTATTGAAGTTGGCAAAAAATTTGCAGAGATTTCAGTTAAACAAGATGAGCAATCTATAACTTTAAATTTTCCATTAGATGCCAAATTTATAAGTGACAATAATGAGAAAAAAGTTATTCTAAAATAATAAAAAAAGGATTTACAATGGCTACAAATAAAAAAGATGTTGAAGTAGACAATACTACTCCAAACAATTCAACATCTGCCGATAAAAAAATAACTTCTGTTTATGTTAGTGCTGGTTCATCGGTCAATAAACAAGGTGAAACATTGACAATAGTTGGTTTTGGTGGATTAAAACCTTATGAAAAAGATGGAAAAGAAA
This window of the Campylobacter ureolyticus ACS-301-V-Sch3b genome carries:
- a CDS encoding cag pathogenicity island Cag12 family protein; this encodes MNKFIIFVSLIFLFNGCSKPPKPIKLDSGSAISINHNLIVDKKYSVPKDNFLKNNNWTYNIYLSPVDKDTLIKNDLIVKTFYLAHNADKLIILGYEPLAKKYKDYFIKNDVNANIEIRPLDSINYKKDLVNILFFHTKETK
- a CDS encoding TrbM/KikA/MpfK family conjugal transfer protein, which translates into the protein MKKIILLVAILFGSLNAVEVDLLTGDTRLSCEAILCLSSSVKPGECQPSLNRFFSIKEKKWEDTLNARKAFLKLCPVGESGENDAEFKKLRDNILVYISEPCNTEYLNSRVEYKTKEICGERRCRHIPISARINPNLPKSCKLLQTSKYTDIKVKYTCSGEFFPIDEWDKGITKNEIPQTFYNSLKAKDKNSVEEVKNKSKFCKRSHISFCQPKYYQKITINKNCWEQE